The following are encoded together in the Oncorhynchus nerka isolate Pitt River linkage group LG25, Oner_Uvic_2.0, whole genome shotgun sequence genome:
- the LOC115109003 gene encoding small nuclear ribonucleoprotein F-like yields the protein MSLPLNPKPFLNGLTGKPVMVKLKWGMEYKGYLVSVDSYMNMQLANTEEYVDGALAGHLGEVLVRCNNVLFIRGVEEEEEDGEMKDA from the exons ATG AGTTTACCGCTGAATCCCAAACCGTTTCTGAATGGTCTTACTGGTAAGCCCGTGATGGTGAAGCTGAAGTGGGGTATGGAATACAAGGGATACCTGGTGTCCGTGGACAGCTACATGAACATGCAG TTGGCCAACACTGAAGAGTACGTAGATGGAGCGTTGGCTGGACACCTAGGAGAGGTGCTTGTCAG ATGCAACAATGTCTTGTTCATAAGAGgagtagaagaggaggaagaggatggggAAATGAAAGATGCTTGA